The proteins below are encoded in one region of Ascochyta rabiei chromosome 9, complete sequence:
- a CDS encoding Lissencephaly-1 → MSAILTDRQAEELHKAIIAYLGVINAPNTAAAFRDEANVADSFDDATRKKYEGLLEKKWTSVVRLQKKVLELEQRNQSLQTELDSTTPTSLLRKNQDPTSWLPRAPARHTLQSHRSPITCVAFHPIFSSLASGSEDTTIKIWDWELGELERTVKGHTKGVLDVDFGGPRGGTLLASCSSDLTIKLWDPSDDYKNIRTLPGHDHSVSAIRFVPSGAAGSPSSGNLLVSASRDKTLRVWDVTTGYCVKTIRGHADWVRDVAPSFDGRWLLSAGNDQTARLWDANSGEAKCTFLGHEHVIECVAIAPPVAYAHLASMAGVKKAPPLSSSAEYVATGSRDKTIKIWDGRGTLVKTLAGHDNWVRSLVFHPGGKYLLSASDDKTIRCWDLTQEGRCVKTVMDAHSHFVSCMRWAPNVAKDVPVNGDSSNGAASSAANKKREEDAAKAGIRCVIATGSVDLNVRIFAS, encoded by the exons ATGAGCGCCATCCTGACAGACCGGCAAGCCGAGGAGCT GCACAAAGCCATAATCGCATACCTCGGCGTCATCAACGCGCCAAACACGGCAGCCGCCTTCCGCGACGAGGCCAACGTCGCCGACAGCTTCGACGACGCGACGCGCAAAAAGTACGAGGGCCTGCTGGAGAAGAAGTGGACCAGTGTCGTGCGCCTGCAGAAGAAG GTGCTCGAGCTCGAGCAGCGCAACCAGAGCCTACAGACCGAGCTCGACTCCACCACGCCCACCTCTCTCCTGCGAAAGAACCAGGACCCCACCAGCTGGCTACCCCGCGCGCCCGCGCGGCACACCCTCCAGTCCCACCGCTCCCCCATCACCTGCGTCGCCTTCCACCCCATCTTCTCCTCGCTAGCCTCTGGCTCCGAAGACACGACCATCAAGATCTGGGACTGGGAGCTCGGCGAACTCGAGAGGACCGTCAAGGGCCACACCAAGGGCGTGCTCGACGTCGACTTTGGCGGCCCCAGAGGAGGCACTCTCCTGGCCTCTTGCTCCAGTGACTTGACCATCAAGCTCTGGGACCCTTCAGACGACTACAAGAACATACGGACCCTGCCAGGCCACGACCATTCTGTCTCTGCCATTCGCTTCGTTCCCAGTGGAGCCGCGGGCTCGCCCTCGTCCGGCAACCTGCTCGTCTCCGCCTCTCGAGACAAGACACTGCGCGTGTGGGACGTGACAACGGGCTACTGCGTCAAGACGATACGTGGGCATGCTGACTGGGTACGAGACGTAGCCCCCAGCTTTGACGGACGATGGCTCCTCTCCGCCGGTAACGACCAAACTGCGCGCCTCTGGGACGCCAACTCGGGAGAAGCAAAGTGCACTTTCCTCGGCCACGAGCATGTAATCGAATGCGTCGCAATAGCCCCGCCCGTCGCCTACGCCCACTTGGCGTCCATGGCGGGTGTCAAAAAGGCCCCGCCGCTTAGCAGCTCAGCAGAGTACGTCGCAACGGGGTCACGAGATAAGACCATCAAGATATGGGATGGCCGGGGAACGCTCGTCAAGACGCTCGCTGGTCACGACAATTGGGTACGATCGCTTGTCTTCCACCCTGGCGGCAAGTATCTTCTGTCAGCCAGCGACGACAAGACCATACGATGCTGGGATTTGACACAGGAAGGGCGGTGCGTGAAGACCGTCATGGACGCTCATAGCCACTTCGTCAGCTGCATGCGATGGGCGCCCAACGTAGCCAAGGATGTTCCAGTCAACGGGGACAGCTCAAACGGCGCAGCGTCGAGTGCCGCAAACAAGAAGAGAGAGGAAGACGCTGCCAAGGCCGGGATCAGATGCGTCATCGCCACAGGCTCTGTTGATCTCAACGTTCGCATCTTTGCATCGTGA